From a single Bacillus pseudomycoides DSM 12442 genomic region:
- the thiE gene encoding thiamine phosphate synthase: MREMARINQQQMSKLLQVYFIMGSNNCQKDPLRVMKEALDGGVTLFQFREKGEGALTGKERVHFAKQLQALCKEYNVPFIVNDDVDLAIELDADGIHVGQDDEGITFVREKMGDKIVGVSAHTIEEARFAIANGADYLGVGPIFPTSTKKDTKAVQGTKGLRHFREAGITVPIVGIGGITVKNAASVIEAGADGVSVISAISLADSPYESTSLLTGIFNDKVKL; encoded by the coding sequence ATGAGGGAAATGGCGCGCATTAATCAACAGCAAATGTCCAAATTATTGCAAGTGTATTTTATTATGGGTAGTAACAATTGCCAAAAGGATCCATTACGAGTAATGAAAGAAGCGCTAGATGGTGGAGTGACCCTTTTTCAATTTCGTGAAAAGGGTGAAGGAGCTTTAACTGGAAAAGAACGAGTCCATTTTGCAAAGCAGTTACAAGCACTTTGTAAAGAATATAATGTTCCATTTATTGTGAATGATGATGTAGACTTAGCAATTGAATTAGATGCAGATGGTATTCATGTTGGACAAGATGATGAAGGAATTACATTCGTTCGTGAAAAAATGGGAGATAAAATTGTTGGGGTATCTGCCCATACGATAGAAGAAGCACGCTTTGCCATTGCAAATGGGGCGGATTATTTAGGAGTAGGACCTATTTTTCCGACGAGTACGAAGAAAGATACAAAAGCGGTGCAAGGAACGAAAGGGTTGCGTCATTTTAGAGAGGCAGGGATTACAGTTCCGATTGTTGGTATTGGAGGAATTACAGTTAAAAATGCTGCTTCTGTTATAGAGGCAGGGGCTGATGGCGTTTCTGTTATTTCTGCAATTAGTTTAGCAGATTCGCCTTATGAAAGTACGTCTTTACTGACAGGTATTTTTAATGATAAAGTGAAACTTTAA
- the thiM gene encoding hydroxyethylthiazole kinase — MKRMNIKEIAKVVEVVRESNPLVHNITNVVVTNFTANGLLAVGASPVMAYAKEEVAEMASIAGALVLNMGTLRPEEVEAMLIAGKSANTHHVPILFDPVGAGATSYRTEVARHIPSEVKLAMIRGNAAEIANVINEKWEIKGVDVGAGNGDVVGIAKQAADELDTVAVITGKEDVVTNGERTFIIRNGHPILTKVTGTGCLLTSVMGAFAAVEKDYVKAAVAALTFYGVAAEIAAAKTVELGPGSFQIEFLNQLANITVDDIEQYGNIQEVQ, encoded by the coding sequence ATGAAAAGAATGAATATAAAAGAAATTGCAAAAGTAGTGGAAGTAGTAAGAGAGTCTAATCCACTTGTGCATAATATTACAAATGTTGTTGTGACAAATTTTACGGCCAATGGTTTACTTGCAGTAGGAGCATCACCAGTTATGGCGTATGCAAAAGAAGAAGTGGCTGAAATGGCTAGCATTGCAGGAGCACTTGTTTTAAATATGGGTACGCTTCGCCCTGAAGAAGTAGAAGCAATGCTAATTGCTGGAAAGTCTGCGAATACACATCATGTACCAATATTATTTGATCCAGTTGGTGCTGGAGCTACTTCTTACCGAACTGAAGTAGCAAGACATATTCCAAGTGAAGTGAAATTAGCAATGATTCGCGGGAATGCAGCGGAAATTGCTAATGTTATCAATGAAAAATGGGAAATTAAAGGTGTTGATGTTGGTGCTGGAAATGGAGATGTTGTAGGAATTGCGAAACAAGCAGCAGATGAACTAGATACAGTCGCGGTTATTACCGGAAAAGAAGATGTTGTAACAAATGGTGAGCGAACTTTTATCATTCGTAACGGCCATCCAATCTTAACGAAAGTTACAGGGACGGGATGTTTGTTAACTTCTGTAATGGGAGCATTTGCAGCGGTTGAAAAAGATTATGTGAAAGCAGCAGTTGCTGCATTAACGTTTTATGGGGTAGCAGCAGAAATCGCTGCTGCAAAAACCGTGGAGCTAGGACCGGGCAGTTTCCAAATCGAATTTTTGAATCAGCTAGCAAACATTACTGTGGATGATATTGAACAATATGGAAATATCCAAGAAGTGCAGTAA
- a CDS encoding siderophore ABC transporter substrate-binding protein has protein sequence MKKLAMLLLTFILAIVAVACSNNASSEKKTEASESKSKEMTIKHKLGETKVKTNPKKVVVFDFGSLDTLDKLGVEVTGVPQKNTPEYLSKYKDKKYTNVGGLKEPDFEKINEIAPDLIIISARQADSYKEFSKIAPTIYVEQDTKDYMKSFKDNTEMLAKIFGKEDKAKKEIAAVEKDVKALNEKATKSDKKGLVIKANDGKVSAYGPESRFGIIHDVFGVIPADKEIQASTHGNNVSFEYILEKNPDYLFVIDSGVVTGGKSSAKQVVENELVNKTNAAKNNNVIYLDANYWYLSGGGLESVSEMVKEVSKGLK, from the coding sequence GTGAAGAAATTAGCGATGCTACTATTAACTTTCATACTTGCTATCGTCGCGGTAGCATGTAGCAATAACGCTTCTTCTGAGAAGAAGACAGAAGCGAGTGAAAGTAAATCAAAAGAGATGACGATTAAGCACAAATTAGGAGAAACGAAAGTTAAAACTAACCCGAAAAAAGTTGTCGTATTTGACTTTGGTTCCTTAGATACATTAGATAAATTAGGTGTTGAAGTAACTGGTGTACCACAAAAGAATACACCAGAGTACCTTTCTAAATATAAAGATAAAAAGTATACAAACGTTGGTGGTTTAAAAGAGCCAGATTTTGAAAAAATTAACGAAATTGCACCAGATTTAATTATTATTTCTGCAAGACAAGCTGATTCATATAAAGAATTCTCAAAAATTGCTCCAACAATTTATGTAGAACAAGATACTAAAGATTATATGAAATCATTTAAAGACAACACAGAAATGTTAGCAAAAATCTTTGGAAAAGAAGATAAAGCGAAAAAAGAAATTGCAGCAGTTGAAAAGGATGTAAAAGCATTAAATGAAAAAGCTACGAAAAGTGACAAAAAAGGTTTAGTTATTAAAGCAAATGACGGTAAAGTAAGTGCGTATGGTCCGGAATCTCGTTTTGGTATTATCCACGATGTGTTTGGAGTAATTCCTGCGGATAAAGAGATTCAAGCATCTACTCATGGTAATAACGTGTCATTTGAATATATTCTCGAAAAGAACCCTGATTACTTATTCGTAATCGATAGCGGTGTTGTTACTGGTGGTAAATCTTCTGCGAAACAAGTAGTTGAAAATGAACTTGTTAACAAAACAAATGCTGCGAAAAATAACAATGTAATCTATTTAGATGCAAACTACTGGTACCTATCTGGTGGCGGACTTGAGTCTGTATCAGAAATGGTGAAAGAAGTATCTAAAGGCTTAAAATAA
- a CDS encoding ABC transporter ATP-binding protein produces MVEVRNISKQYGNNNVVEDVSIKIEKGKITSFIGPNGAGKSTVLSMMSRLLQKDAGEIYIEDKEIGEWKSNELAKKVSILKQTNHINLRLTIRELVSFGRFPYSQGNLSEEDWNHIEEAINYMELEDIQYKYLDQLSGGQRQRAYIAMVIAQNTEYILLDEPLNNLDMKHSVQIMKVLRRLVEELGKTVVIVIHDINFASCYSDYIVALKDGKVMKEGATNEIIDPIVLKDIYDMDIHIEEIAGNNICIYFS; encoded by the coding sequence ATGGTAGAAGTAAGAAATATATCAAAGCAATATGGAAATAACAATGTTGTTGAAGATGTTTCTATTAAAATAGAAAAAGGTAAAATCACATCTTTTATCGGACCGAATGGAGCTGGAAAAAGTACGGTTCTTTCTATGATGAGTAGGCTGTTACAAAAAGATGCTGGTGAAATCTATATAGAGGATAAAGAAATTGGCGAATGGAAGAGTAATGAGCTTGCCAAAAAAGTCTCTATTTTAAAGCAAACGAATCATATCAATTTAAGACTTACGATTCGGGAATTAGTTAGTTTTGGGAGATTTCCGTATTCACAAGGAAATCTGTCCGAAGAAGATTGGAATCATATCGAGGAAGCCATTAACTATATGGAGCTTGAAGATATTCAATATAAGTACTTAGATCAGCTTAGTGGTGGGCAGCGGCAAAGGGCATATATCGCTATGGTTATTGCTCAAAATACAGAATATATTTTGCTAGATGAGCCATTGAACAACTTAGATATGAAGCATTCCGTACAAATTATGAAAGTGCTAAGACGCTTAGTTGAAGAACTGGGTAAAACAGTTGTAATTGTAATCCATGATATTAACTTTGCTTCTTGTTACTCTGATTATATCGTTGCTTTAAAAGATGGAAAAGTAATGAAAGAGGGAGCAACAAATGAAATCATTGACCCGATTGTTTTGAAGGATATTTATGACATGGATATTCATATTGAAGAAATAGCGGGAAATAATATTTGTATTTATTTTTCATAA